The genomic region CTTTCAGCTGAGGCCGATCCTGCGCACTATCACAGGAAAGATTGAGCGGCGGCAGCCCCAGCGCAAAACGCTCGGCAGCGGCTTTGAGTTCACGAATATTCCCCGGCCAGCTATAGCCCAGAAGGCTTTCATAGTGATTCTGGGCGATTTCAGGCGGCGTGATGGCCAGTTCGGCAGCTGCTTTTTCCACGAATGTACGAAACAGCGGAATAATCATTTCAATGCACGAACGCAGTGGCTGCAGATGAATGTTGACGGTGTTAAGACGGAAGTAGAGGTCACGGCGAAAGGCACCACGTTCAACCAGTGTCAGTAACGGCGTTTGCGTCGCCACAATCACCCGCATATTGACAGGCGTGAACCGGGTTCCGCCCAGGCGCTCTACGCCTCTATTTTCAAGCACGCGCAGCATCTTAGCCTGTAATGAGAGAGGCATACTGTCAATTTCATCCAGAAACAGGATGCCGTTGTTTGCCTCTTCCACGTAACCCGCGCGAGCCTGTCCGGCACCAGTGTAAGCGCCGTTATTGATACCAAACAGTTCGCTTTCTGCCAGCGTTTCGGGAATCGCCGCGCAGTTAACCGCTACCAATTTTCCCGTACAGCCGGAAAGTTTGTGAATTTTTCGTGCCAGTGTATCTTTGCCCGTACCAGTTTCCCCCTGTAAGACCAGATCAATTTTTAACGGTGCGACGGTTTTAATCATCTCAGCCAGTGGATCATGTATATCAATGCGTTGTTCTTCTCGCAGAGAAATTTGCTCTACCTCGTAGGGCCACGACCGAAACAAGTGTTCACTATTCCCGATGTTCATAAAAAATTCCCCCTGACCTATCCATTATTTTAATTAACGTCACTCACAAACACAGCAATATTACAGTTAACGTATCTGACATATTATATTACAGTTGAAGTTAAAAAATTTACTTTCTTCTTACACTTATATTAAGAATCGCCCATGCTAACGTTAAAAAACTATCGTCTTATGCTGAAGGTTATGTAAGGGGTTTTCGGGGGGAAGGGTAAGGATCGCCTTACTTTTGGTCAGTGATATGGAAGCGATTACACATCACACTTATGTTAATTAACTGTTAAATAAAAATATTTTCAACACTGAAGAAAGGAGTGAACAACATCGTTCGGTACAACCAGCTAGTAATATAGGAGTATTCTTACGTAATCAAACGATGGCTTATGGCGTATTTCACAATATCCGCATTGGTGGTAAACATCATTTTTTCCATTAAGCGCGCTTTATGGGTGCTGACGGTTTTATTGCTGATCGCCAGTGCTTCAGCAATGTTATTAACCCCCTCACCCCGCGCCAGCATCAGCATGATTTGCATCTCACGAGCCGTCAGACGTTCGTGCAGCACTTCCCCTTGATGAGTGTATTCGTCAAAGACAATCTGTTCTGCAAGCTCGTGGTCGATAAAGCGCTGGCCCCGCGCAACGCGGTGGATGGCGGCAAGCAGCGTTTCCGGGTCGTTATCCTTGGTAATGTAGCCGAGCGCGCCGCATTTCAGCACGCGCCGCGCAATTTGTGGTTCGCTGTACATGGTCAGGATCAGAATTGGCAGTTTCGGATACTGCAGATGAATACGGGTAATCAGATCTTCACCACACAGCCCCGGCATACTCATATCCAGCAGCAGCAGATCAACCTGTTCGCTGCGCAAGCCTTCCATCACCTGCGCACCGTTTCCGGCCTCTGCCACCACCACCAGACGCTCATCAAGTGAAAAAATCTGTTTCAATCCCTCACGCATGATGAC from Erwinia tracheiphila harbors:
- a CDS encoding sigma 54-interacting transcriptional regulator yields the protein MNIGNSEHLFRSWPYEVEQISLREEQRIDIHDPLAEMIKTVAPLKIDLVLQGETGTGKDTLARKIHKLSGCTGKLVAVNCAAIPETLAESELFGINNGAYTGAGQARAGYVEEANNGILFLDEIDSMPLSLQAKMLRVLENRGVERLGGTRFTPVNMRVIVATQTPLLTLVERGAFRRDLYFRLNTVNIHLQPLRSCIEMIIPLFRTFVEKAAAELAITPPEIAQNHYESLLGYSWPGNIRELKAAAERFALGLPPLNLSCDSAQDRPQLKEMMRRIEKSLIHDCLIRHGNSIDDAAQELGMPLRTLYHRIKLLNVNVVTSLITQ
- a CDS encoding response regulator — encoded protein: MDNNIRLMVVDDHVIMREGLKQIFSLDERLVVVAEAGNGAQVMEGLRSEQVDLLLLDMSMPGLCGEDLITRIHLQYPKLPILILTMYSEPQIARRVLKCGALGYITKDNDPETLLAAIHRVARGQRFIDHELAEQIVFDEYTHQGEVLHERLTAREMQIMLMLARGEGVNNIAEALAISNKTVSTHKARLMEKMMFTTNADIVKYAISHRLIT